From the genome of Primulina eburnea isolate SZY01 chromosome 12, ASM2296580v1, whole genome shotgun sequence, one region includes:
- the LOC140807826 gene encoding inorganic pyrophosphatase TTM2-like: protein MAQDTSESTQRRPGLLKDQVRLVKRKDSDRYEIAPIPDNLSFEKGFFVVVRACQLLAQKNDGLVLIGLAGPSGAGKTVFTEKIVNFMPSIAVISMDNYNDASRIIDGNFDDPRLTDYETLLKNIHDLKAGKQAEVPIYDFKSSSRTGYRTLEVPSSRIVIIEGIYALSEKLRPLLDLRVSVTGGVHFDLIKRVIRDIQRAGQEPEEIIHQISETVYPMYKAFIEPDLRTAHIKISNKFNPFTGFQSPTYILKSLKNLSPEQIKSAMSGEHSESTEQTYDIYLLPPGEDPETCQSYLRMRNKDGKYNLMFEEWVTDPPFVISPRITFEVSVRLLGGLMALGYTIASILKRSSHVFLDERVCVKIDWLEQLKRHYVQVQGRDRLVVKCVAEQLGLEGSYVPHTYIEQIQLEKMINDVMALPEDLKTKLSIDEDLISSPKEALSRVSAERAATRIKNLKSDMSHSYTGHTDKNMSKMNGRFDDRIIDSPTALPSQGAIMQLSEQISTLNDRMDDFTSRVEELNSKLNSKRGSPSSQNIALQDSSCNGSAPTSYSISGLGNGSLTGFAMTNSSSSTQLAKESSLMEELSNITRGQRQVVHQLDNLSNLLREHVSSTRSHRDRRHDRGEIPDVEAIRISMVLASLAVGGVGIFLLKGFLTLK from the exons ATGGCCCAAGATACTTCCGAATCAACTCAGCGTAGACCTGGTCTCTTAAAAGATCAAGTTAGACTGGTCAAAAGGAAGGATTCAGATCGTTACGAGATTGCTCCAATTCCTGATAATTTGTCATTTGAGAAGGGGTTTTTTGTAGTCGTTCGGGCATGCCAGTTGTTGGCACAGAAGAATGATGGACTTGTATTAATAGGATTAGCTGGTCCCTCTGGTGCTGGGAAGACCGTATTTACTGAAAAGATTGTTAATTTTATGCCAAGCATCGCTGTCATTTCAATGGACAATTACAACGATGCGAGTCGAATTATCGATGGAAACTTTGATG ACCCACGATTGACTGACTATGAGACTTTGCTGAAGAACATTCATGATTTGAAGGCAGGGAAGCAGGCTGAAGTCCCGATATATGATTTTAAATCCAGTTCACGCACAGGATACAG AACTCTTGAAGTCCCAAGTTCTCGTATTGTGATTATAGAAGGTATCTATGCTTTAAGTGAAAAATTGCGTCCTCTGCTGGATCTTCGGGTATCTGTGACAGGTGGTGTTCACTTTGATCTCATAAAACGTGTTATACGGGACATACAGCGTGCTGGGCAGGAACCAGAAGAAATAATTCACCAAATATCTGAAACC GTATATCCTATGTATAAGGCATTTATTGAACCTGATCTCCGCACAGCTCATATAAAAATTTCCAACAAATTTAACCCGTTTACTGGATTTCAAAGTCCTACCTATATATTGAAG TCCCTGAAGAATTTGTCTCCGGAACAAATTAAGTCTGCCATGTCTGGAGAGCATTCAGAAAGTACAGAACAGACATATGATATTTATCTTCTGCCGCCTGGTGAAGATCCAGAGACTTGCCAATCTTACCTGAGGATGCGTAATAAAGATGGAAAATACAATCTTATGTTTGAG GAATGGGTCACTGATCCTCCCTTTGTCATATCTCCAAGAATAACATTTGAAGTTAGTGTTCGTCTTCTTGGTGGATTGATGGCCTTGGGCTACACAATAGCTTCCATACTGAAAAGAAGCAGCCATGTCTTTTTGGATGAAAGGGTCTGCGTGAAAATTGATTGGCTGGAACAGTTAAAGCGTCATTACGTTCAG GTACAAGGTAGAGACCGCCTTGTTGTAAAATGTGTAGCTGAACAGCTGGGATTGGAAGGTTCATATGTTCCACATACTTATATCGAACAAATACAGCTTGAGAAAATGATCAATGATGTCATG GCATTGCCTGAGGATTTGAAAACCAAACTTAGCATAGATGAGGATCTTATCTCAAGTCCTAAGGAAGCACTTTCCAGAGTCTCGGCTGAAAGGGCCGCAACAAGAATAAAGAATCTCAAAAG TGATATGTCACACTCATACACGGGACACACAGATAAGAACATGTCGAAGATGAACGGAAGATTCGATGATAGAATCATAGACTCACCAACAGCTTTGCCAAGTCAG GGAGCTATAATGCAACTTTCAGAACAAATTTCTACACTAAATGATCGTATGGACGATTTCACATCTCGCGTTGAAGAGCTAAATTCCAAGCTAAATAGCAAAAGAGGTTCTCCCAGTTCACAAAACATAGCATTACAGGATTCGTCCTGTAACGGGTCAGCTCCAACTTCCTATTCCATATCTGGTCTAGGAAATGGTTCTTTAACCGGATTCGCAATGACAAATTCCTCATCTTCCACCCAACTAGCAAAAGAGTCTTCTTTAATGGAAGAG CTATCGAACATAACTCGTGGACAACGTCAAGTCGTGCATCAGCTCGACAATCTTAGCAACCTTCTACGAGAACATGTGAGCTCCACAAGATCACATCGTGATAGAAGACACGACAGAGGTGAAATTCCAGATGTTGAAGCCATCAGGATTTCCATGGTCTTAGCATCGCTAGCTGTTGGTGGGGTGGGAATATTTTTGCTCAAGGGATTTTTAACCTTAAAGTGA
- the LOC140807737 gene encoding ceramide synthase 1 LOH3-like isoform X2, with product MGFLKLVKSVDWEQESYAQYSDFVALPFFALFFPAVRFFLDRFVFEKAARRLIFGKGMQVVKNESQQQKKKVHKFKESAWKCIYYLSAEILALSVTHDEPWFKNTKYFWLGPGNQTWPDQKYKFARVGSIVLALHDASDVFLEVGKMSKYSGAEALASVSFVLFVLSWILLRLIYYPFWILWSTSYEVIQTLDKEKHKIDGPIYYYIFNFLLFTLLVLHIYWWILMFRMLVKQVQARGQISEDVRSDSEDEDQHED from the exons ATGGGTTTTCTGAAATTGGTGAAATCAGTGGACTGGGAGCAAGAATCCTACGCACAGTACTCTGATTTCGTCGCGTTACCATTCTTCGCGCTCTTTTTTCCAGCAGTTCGATTTTTCCTTGACAGATTTGTTTTTGAG AAAGCCGCCAGACGACTGATATTTGGAAAGGGAATGCAAGTTGTGAAGAATGAGTCACAACAGCAAAAAAAGAAAGTACACAAGTTCAAGGAGTCAGCCTGGAAATGCATTTACTATCTTTCGGCAGAGATTTTAGCACTATCTGTGACCCATGATGAGCCTTGGTTTAAAAATACCAAATATTTTTGGTTGGGACCTGGAAATCAAACCTGGCCTGACCAGAAATACAA GTTTGCACGTGTTGGTTCAATTGTTTTAGCACTTCATGATGCTAGTGATGTGTTTCTTGAAGTAGGGAAGATGTCTAAATACAGTGGCGCGGAAGCACTTGCTAGCGTTTCCTTTGttctttttgttttatcgtGGATCCTGCTTCGTCTCATCTACTACCCTTTCTGGATTTTATGGAGCACAAG TTACGAAGTCATCCAGACGTTGGATAAAGAGAAACACAAAATAGATGGACCAATTTACTACTACATTTTCAATTTTCTTCTCTTTACACTGCTTGTTCTTCATATCTACTGGTGGATTTTGATGTTTCGGATGCTCGTCAAACAAGTCCAAGCGAGGGGCCAAATCAGTGAAGATGTTCGATCTG ATTCTGAAGATGAAGATCAGCATGAGGATTGA
- the LOC140807737 gene encoding ASC1-like protein isoform X1, producing the protein MGFLKLVKSVDWEQESYAQYSDFVALPFFALFFPAVRFFLDRFVFEKAARRLIFGKGMQVVKNESQQQKKKVHKFKESAWKCIYYLSAEILALSVTHDEPWFKNTKYFWLGPGNQTWPDQKYKMKLKALYMYAGGFYTYSIFALIFWETRRSDFGVSMGHHVATCILIIFSYVSRFARVGSIVLALHDASDVFLEVGKMSKYSGAEALASVSFVLFVLSWILLRLIYYPFWILWSTSYEVIQTLDKEKHKIDGPIYYYIFNFLLFTLLVLHIYWWILMFRMLVKQVQARGQISEDVRSDSEDEDQHED; encoded by the exons ATGGGTTTTCTGAAATTGGTGAAATCAGTGGACTGGGAGCAAGAATCCTACGCACAGTACTCTGATTTCGTCGCGTTACCATTCTTCGCGCTCTTTTTTCCAGCAGTTCGATTTTTCCTTGACAGATTTGTTTTTGAG AAAGCCGCCAGACGACTGATATTTGGAAAGGGAATGCAAGTTGTGAAGAATGAGTCACAACAGCAAAAAAAGAAAGTACACAAGTTCAAGGAGTCAGCCTGGAAATGCATTTACTATCTTTCGGCAGAGATTTTAGCACTATCTGTGACCCATGATGAGCCTTGGTTTAAAAATACCAAATATTTTTGGTTGGGACCTGGAAATCAAACCTGGCCTGACCAGAAATACAA AATGAAACTGAAGGCTCTCTATATGTATGCTGGTGGATTCTACACATACTCCATCTTTGCTCTTATATTTTGGGAGACGAGGCGGTCTGACTTTGGGGTTTCTATGGGTCACCATGTTGCAACTTGCATTCTCATCATATTTTCTTATGTATCCAG GTTTGCACGTGTTGGTTCAATTGTTTTAGCACTTCATGATGCTAGTGATGTGTTTCTTGAAGTAGGGAAGATGTCTAAATACAGTGGCGCGGAAGCACTTGCTAGCGTTTCCTTTGttctttttgttttatcgtGGATCCTGCTTCGTCTCATCTACTACCCTTTCTGGATTTTATGGAGCACAAG TTACGAAGTCATCCAGACGTTGGATAAAGAGAAACACAAAATAGATGGACCAATTTACTACTACATTTTCAATTTTCTTCTCTTTACACTGCTTGTTCTTCATATCTACTGGTGGATTTTGATGTTTCGGATGCTCGTCAAACAAGTCCAAGCGAGGGGCCAAATCAGTGAAGATGTTCGATCTG ATTCTGAAGATGAAGATCAGCATGAGGATTGA